A stretch of Brassica napus cultivar Da-Ae chromosome C6, Da-Ae, whole genome shotgun sequence DNA encodes these proteins:
- the LOC111207257 gene encoding uncharacterized protein LOC111207257, whose translation MPFKVVYGRDPPPILRFEKGSTSNFEFEQALKERNDMLQYLKKNLLRAQEIMKNQADKSRRDVELKVGSMVYLKLQPYRQNTMGRRFCQELAAKFYGPYTSSLTSSMVLERVGSTAYKLQLPPEARIHPVFHVSQLKLALGVHEQSEVLPPGCIVDSDVPVEPENIVDTRYGPKGVGVIDQVCWEFIFGGFLDGLYGIYFLFSRLSA comes from the coding sequence ATGCCGTTCAAGGTTGTTTATGGGAGAGATCCTCCACCTATTTTGCGTTTTGAGAAGGGATCTACTTCTAACTTTGAATTTGAGCAGGCCTTGAAAGAGAGAAATGATATGTTGCAATATCTTAAGAAAAATCTGTTGAGGGCGCAAGAGATAATGAAGAATCAAGCTGATAAGTCTCGTAGGGATGTGGAATTGAAAGTGGGTTCAATGGTGTATCTCAAACTTCAGCCCTATAGACAGAACACGATGGGGAGACGTTTTTGTCAGGAGTTAGCGGCCAAGTTCTATGGTCCATATACATCCAGTCTTACAAGTTCTATGGTGTTGGAACGTGTGGGGAGTACGGCTTACAAATTGCAGTTACCACCGGAGGCTCGTATACATCCAGTCTTTCACGTGTCGCAGTTGAAATTGGCTTTGGGAGTACATGAGCAGAGTGAAGTGTTACCTCCGGGCTGTATTGTCGATAGTGATGTTCCTGTTGAACCAGAGAATATAGTGGATACTCGCTATGGTCCGAAAGGAGTTGGAGTTATTGATCAGGTGTGTTGGGAATTCATCTTTGGAGGATTCTTGGATGGATTATATGGAATTTACTTCCTGTTTTCCAGATTATCAGCTTGA